The Brachypodium distachyon strain Bd21 chromosome 4, Brachypodium_distachyon_v3.0, whole genome shotgun sequence nucleotide sequence GCTgcgggattgtcgccaaaaaACATCTTTTCGGGTAatttgcccgccactgatgtactccacgcacttttcgggtggtgccggagggatgtacagtggcggtttgtagGTCTTCGGCGCCGGatattttacccgccattggtgatctcggtgcagcagtggcgggtattttacccgccaccggtgctaaaacctccagtgacgcagagttggtggcgggcgtgatcaccgccaccaacccaTTTTTCGACCGCCAGTGGAGGGGTATTCTGGAGCAGTGCCTGTTCATCTAATACTCAGTTAAAACGTGAAACTTTGCACATGTATTATTTCAGCGAAATCTGGTAAGTAtatactagtagtagtactagctTAATTAGACAggttgtcgtggtggtgtcacggcagatgccatgggatgtattaacttggggccgatggacgaaggagaaaccggaggagggagtcGCCTGCTACCGCTACGTAAGCGGcgactgctttcccgtgatGAAGATAGacctgctttactttgcgccgcgcggtcaggataagaccgttgagagatctcggtgCTAGCCGAGATCAGgatgctcgtccttatcctgcaaactcacaAGATaagatagtcatgccggcatacacccGGTATGTCGGCTTAGCGTTAGTTTGGCTTTACAATGCCGGCATATACGACCATGCCGGCTTTGCtttcgtcatctcggctagaacgtggcgtcatgaccctacccggggtcatgcCCCCAACACAGGTAGCTATCAGATAGTTAAGTGTTTTCAGGACCGTCGTTCCCCTCCCTGGCATCCATCAACATAACTTTTTCTAAACTGGAAAAAACATTGACAGTAGTAAATTTATAGAACTTTTACGAGAAAAATTAAGTAAATAGACTAATTCACTACGTACAATAATGCCAAATGATTTAAATTGCCCCGCAAAGGTCTATTTATTGATATAGAAAAACAATATCGCTCTGTAGCTTGAATTTCCAAGTTTTCGTTTTGTTTCTTCTAAAGTGTATTCCCTAATAACAATTTTTTAATAActaacacccccccccccccttagaaaatagaaaaacacGCACATAGTTTAGTACATACGACATGTACTTTCTCGGATTCATATTAATTAactatctcaaatttgctcaaatattgatgtatctatattaAAAAACGTCAAATATCGGCGGCTCTGATAAGTCGATTGAGATCTAAGCCTTCTACTTAAAAAATCAGGCGCTTGGGAAAATCAACACGCCCATCTGAATTTATCACGTGTTAGCGAATTGATTCCTTCGTTAGTTAGCTGCGTGCATCCGAGGGAGGAAATTACACGTTCCTTGGTTTGTTTTTGGTAATACAACGGGCGTGCGtcggtggggtggagctgcaccTGCAATACGTGGCGATTTCACTATCTTTAACCTGCTTCGTGGCCGATGCTGCACCTATGCATGTATAATCATCACGACACCAACGGTTCCCTTTCAAGCAAGAAAATTCACGCCACGCAATGTTCACGGGCagtacgtgcatgcatgcgcgcgcgGGAAGGCCTGCCCGACCCGTAACGGCATGCATACATGCACGCTTCCAGACAGCTCTCGAAGGTGCTCGAATCCACGACGCCGGCAAGCAGTTTGCTCGGTGTACGCATCGATCTTCTCGATGCGGCGAGCTTATGCCATCCGCAGGGGTTGAACCTTAACCGATTTTTGTTGatgtgaaaaagaaaaaagaaagaaaaaaaagactttTCGTGAATAGTCAGACTCACGCATCCCTGAATGGCCGTGTGACGGTGTTTGCACAAGGTTTTAGTGTTTTGAAGCAGGGAGAGTGGTTGGTGCTGCCATTCTTCTTCCCCTGGCCACGGCCACGCAAAGGCGATGACAACATGATTTGTGATGGTGGAAGAAAGATCCACGACCGATGTGCCACAAAGTACGTGCTAGTCTCGTCGTGTGCAGTGGTCCGATTCATTGGCTCAACAGATGGCCTATGACGGTGCTCCTCTAGGCTTGGGTATGTTGGTTGTCgtcccccctctctctcactcACGGCGCTAGTTGGTGACAGCAAGTGTTAAGgtgttattttttctttttgtgacCCTTTGTGCAATATTTAAGAAACATGTATGTATGGTTGTCTTGGTTTCGGTGAGCGCGTTGTAATCAGTggcatggatttgtataattTAAATCACCATGTAGATAAGGGGTTCATATGTATTAATatttgtaagaaaaataatatatgaatCTATACAACATTTCAATAGAATGAACCCACATGATTCCATTTCTGAATCCACCTCGTGGTAATTTTGGTGTATGAACAATggtcttaaaaaaaatactcttcCTGTccaaaaataagtgacatggatttgtataattaggaatctatacaaatctaTATCACTTATTTCgtgacggaggaagtatcttCAACTTCATAGTAGTTACAAAGATAAGTTCAGCGTATGCAGTTTGGTCCATGAATCATAAAACAAATTGCTAATTAACCGTCTGATGCATGGCATGAAAATTAAAATCAAACGTAATTACTCCCtcggtccaacaaaagatgtctcaagtttgacaaaatttaaatgtatctagacatgacttagtatatagatgcatttaaatttagttaaagttgagacatcttttgttgtacgGACAGAGTGGGTTACGGGTAAAAATGGAAAAGAAGGCCACGCTCGCTCGGTAtgggcaggcaggcaggcaaaTGATGCCCATCAAAACGGCGAAAATCTTAGCGCCCAAGAAAAAAGGAAGGGAGTTAGTTGAATGGATTGACCACGTCCGGTCTGCGGTCAGCGAGTCCTGGACGGATCGAATGGACCATCAACTCCAGTAATCAAGAACACGGGGCCTATATATATCTGTATGAACTCACCAGATCTTTCTTTTTATAAGGTTCTGCCGTCAGTGGTCACGCAGCAGGACCAGATCGAGTCCCGgactaacaaaaaaaaagggattcGAATCCTGACGCTTAATGACACAATCACATGTCAAAAAACACTGAGCTACCTACCCGCCCAATGCATGATTCCCAGTAACTGATCATTAAGCTTGCTGGATCTTAATTAACCCTGCTCCCATATGGAATCGATTCATGTATCCTGAGTTCCTGACATGAAAGAACGTGGCGACAGACATCACATGATCCGCCCAAAGTCAGCGCCATACAACCGATACTGTATGAGCCCAAGGTACAGAAAACCCAGAGCCAAATGCATCAAGAACAGTGCACGATCCTGCTCAACTGCACATGGGCAAAGGCATCTTCCCATCTGTAGATGTGTGGTTCCCTGCCCCCAAGGTTCATCCCATTTCTCAACTTGTATTAAGCGCGCCAAAGCAAAATTACAGACAAATGCAACCGAGCCAGGTGCCTCTAACTCCTGTTTGGCGATTGTAAAAAGGAATTAGTAATCCTACCTAGGAggttgattatttttttcacagTCCGGTTCGATGTAATGCTTAACCCTTTGAGGCTTTGATCAACTTGCTTATAGCCGCTTTTATTCCATTTTTCAGATGTTTATTACGAGAGCCGGTCGGTAACGTTGGGGGCCCTTTGCCCTTTGGCAGCCGTTAAGATTGTGCCCCGCTTAACCGTGCCGGGCCGGGGTTAATTAACGACTGATGACGTCCCCCAAGCAAAAGCTTAAAACTAAATTAAACTGAAACTAAACAAAAGCCGCATAAAACGCAGCCCCCCATCCGTCGTCCTCTGCTGCTTCCCACACAACACACCcttctctctctatctcccTTCCCCAAGAGGAACGAACGCGAATCGAAAAGGGACCGACGGAGGCGCGGGAGGGAAGGGGAGAAGGACGGCCATGAGGCTCCTCGTCCCCGACGGCGCGCGCCAGCAGCACCGCCGAAGCCCGTCGTCCGACCCGGCGCTGTcgctggcgccggcggtgacggcggcaGGGCCCCGCGAGAGACGGCCGGCTGAGGAGGCGGGGGCGAGCGGGAGGACGGTGGCGGTGGGGATCAGGAGGGACGCGGCCAGCCGCGAGCTCCTCACCTGGGCCCTCGTCAAGGTCGCCAATGCCGGCGACCGCGTCGTCGCCCtccacgtcgccgccggtgcgTCCCCCTTTCCTCCTCTCCCGTCCCTGTCTCTGCTCTAATCCGCGTGTGGTTACTACGCCCCAGGCGCTCGCTTTCTGTTTCTGCTCCTGCGACTGTTCGTCGCGGATCACGGCAGATTCTGTCCCTGTCGTCACCGTTGGAGAGCCCCCTTTTTTTGCTGGCAAATTGTCTGTTCGATTTTGTTGTTGTGAGATTAATTTCCCCGTTTTGTTTTTCGTTGCTTGatcaggaggaggcggaggaggaggggctggATCGGAGGAGAAGGGCGAGGCCGCGGATTCGCTCGCCACGGTGCTCGCCGTGTACGACGGCTTCTGCAACCTCAAGCAGGTCCGTGTTCCCAAACACTTTCTCcactagcagcagcagtagtatTTTCGTTACCTCATTCAGTTATTCGTGAGTTACTCGCGGAATTTATTGGGTGCCTGCGCTGTTTCAAAGCACTTGGGCTTTCTTTGTCGTGTCGATGGCTCCGAATTTGACCGAGAATTTATTGCTGACCCAGACTAATATTGGCTCAGACTTAAAACTTTCCGCCTGTGCGTTTTCTATTCTAGCAGCTAGAAATTTTGGCAGCTCTTAATTTTACAACCCACGAtgatttttttcctgcaaatGCTTGTTGTCAAGCTGCAAAAATTTGTTGAGCAGTGATTTTCTAGCGCTTTGATGCTACTACTGTGAATGTGATTCTCATGATTTTGATGTTTCATTTACGTCTGACAGATCAATTTGGAGCTCAAGGTCTGCAGAGGATCGTCTATTCGGAAAACTTTGGTGAAGGAAGCGGCCTCTTGTGGTGCTGCACACCTGATCCTCGGTGTCGCGAAGAATTCCCGGCCTTTTGGGTACTTACTTTGGCACAATTCTCTACTTCATGCTGCTGTACCAGTCCAAAGTAATTTGTTTCATCATATTAGTAGTGTTGTTTCCTCCAAATATCAGGTCCTCCTCCCCTTCAGTTGCCAAGTACTGTGCCAGGAGAGTTCCCACAAGTTGCTCGGTTCTTGCTGTGAACAATGGCAAGATTATTTACCAAAGAGATGCACCACAGCAAGAACCAATCCATAGCACTACCACAAGTAGGTCGATTAAACAATTAAGTTTGCATTTGTTCATTTCCTGGTTTGGTGGTGGCTATGAGTATTTAAGTATATAATTTGAATCCAGCTGCTGAGACTCCAAGGAGAAGTTACCGGAAGCTTCTGACTTCACTGATAGGAGAGAAACCTCAGGACGAACACGTAAAGGATAACAGGACAATTTCTCGGGCTGTGACCATGCCAATGAGCACACCCACGCGGTCCAAGGAAGTTTCATTAGCATTAGTTCCAGTGAAGGGTTGCCGGCGTGATTCGTCAGAAGTGGCAACTGGCTGGCCATTCTTAAGGAAGAAGTTCTTGCCGGACCGAAAGGCTGAGTTGTCTGACAAACCCAAGATGTCTGTGGTGCAGTGGGCAATGCGACTCCCGAGCAGGTATTCAGCAGTTTCGCCAGCCCATCTGGAACACAGAACAATGAGACCCGACTCAACTCCTATCTTGGGGGATCGGGTGGTTGTCCCTTCAAGAAGCAATTCAGGAAACTCTTCTGTGGTGATCGAGGAATTGGATAATGAAATTCCAGAGGAGCTGATCTCTCTCAGAGATAAATTCCTGTCCATTTATTCTTCCTACAGTTACAGTGAGCTTTCAAAGATCACTTCCGATTTCTCACCTGGTATGCATTTCAGATTTGTTTCTATTATCCCTATGTTGTTTAGACATGTCATGCTTAGCCATCAGACCGGTTTTCTGCGCAGAGTGTATAGTTGGGCAAGGTGGCACGAGCCAAGTTTACAAAGGTTGTTTGACAAATGGCAAGGAGTTAGCAGTGAAGATCCTGAAGTATTCCGATGATGTACTGAAGGAGTTTGTCTCAGAGGTTGAGATTGTCAGCTCTCTCAGTCACAAGAACATTATATCCATCATCGGCTTCTGCTTCAAAAATAATGACCTTTTATTGGTGTACGAGTACTTGCAAAGAGGAAGCCTAGAAGAACTACTGCATGGTGGGTTTCATATATCTAATATCATCTGTTTTTTCCTGTGCCATTTCCTGCAAACTCATCTAATTGTCACTTTCATGTGATGCAGGCGAGAAAGAATGTAAAAATGTGTTTGGTTGGACTGAGAGGTTCAATGTGGCTTCAGGCGTTGCTTATGCACTGGATTATCTCCATGGTAATGGCAACAGTCGCCCAGTGATCCATAGGGATGTCAAGTCATCAAATATCCTCATCTCAGAGGATTTTGAGCCAAAGGTAACCATAACCCATCCAATTACAAGAAATGCTACAGTTGTTGTGCAGGATCAAATTAACTGAGTCAATCTTCCTATGTTCATGTGAAGCAGTTATCGGACTTTGGCCTTGCGCTTTGGGCTGCCGAAGCAACACCCCAGATCACATGTAATGATGTTGCAGGCACTTTTGGGTTAGTTAGCTGATCACTTGTAACTAGCTTTACCTTTTCATACTCCACTACAACATTTGGCTTACTGATGTACACATACCTCTCGCCAGGTATCTAGCTCCTGAATACTTCATGCATGGCAAGGTCAATGACAAAATTGATGTGTTCGCTTATGGTGTTGTCCTTCTTGAACTCATCTCCGGAAGGAAACCACTGTGCACTGGTTGTCCAAAAGGCCAGGAGAGTCTAGTTATGTGGGTACGTGTCATGCTTGTCTGAAACTAAATTTGGTTCAAGATATGGTAAGGAATGGTTCTTTCTTTGGTTTTAACAGATAACTAATGGTTGTTTCTGTTGTATAGGCGAATTCCATCATACAAGGAGGAAAGCTCGCAGAACTAGTAGATCCTAGCTTTCCGACTGAAGGTCATGATGATGAAGTCGAGAGAATGACTCTTGCTGCTTCACTCTGCATCAGACCAGCACCTCAACACCGTCCTCACATTGCAGCTGTAAGATTTCCTTTCTGATGCCTACATTGTGCAAGTTATCATGTTCTGTATTTCCTTTCCGCTTCATCTTACAAGCATCCCTTTGTAAACAGGTCGTGAAGCTACTTGACGGTGACAATGATATTCTCAAATGGGCTAGATCTCAAATCGGCTCATCATATGAAAGCGACACAGATGAAGATGCGGTTACCCTTACACCGCCTGAGAACAGCACGAATATCCAGTCCTACATCAATCTCGCATTCGATGTGGACGATGACTCTGCCTCCGTCAGCAGCAACGATTTCATCACCGCAAACACATCCTTGGAAGAGTATCTGCAAGGAAGATGGAGTCGAACGTCGAGCTTTGACTGACCATACCAGAGTTCCCTTTTTTGTGTACAGATCTTTCTTTCCCCTTTCTTAAGTTAATTTTTGCTCCTTGGATGAGATGTGGCACATGCAATGCCCTCCCTCCCAGGTCTTGCCTTGAGATCATGTCGTGTTTTTCTTTATGAGTTATTATGGGTGAGCATGTAACCTTCTCACCCAAAGGATGAGAGAAATAAAGTAGGAAGAATGTAAAACGTGGGTTCTACCCAATTTGCTCACCTTTCAGAACAAAATGTCCTCATTGACATGAGCTAACGTAGCTCCTCATTGACTGCTATCTTCACTATGAACAATATAGTTACTGCTGAATTCTTACTGTGTTTCCAATATGAAAAAGCTTACTGTGTTTCCaatataaaaaagaaaaagaaatctcACTGTTTATGTTCAACTGCATCTGATGCCCTGTATGGTGTATGCCCATCATTGTCCCAAAtgattaattaaaaaaatcagtaTCTCTGGAAGGTATACCTGTAATATACGGTAAGATGCACCCACATGCAGATACAATACCAATTTAAGCTTGTGCCTCCAGGACGATGCCTGTCCATCCATTAAACAAATtcgaaagaagaagaaaagaactcAAAAACTCTGAATCTCTAAACTAATCAGGGCCGCCTTCAGCAGCATTATCTTGCGCAGGTCGGTCGGCGCGTCCGTCCGTccagcaaacaaacaaataattgCTGACGTTAAAATTGAAAAGATCAATTGGGAAGTGGAGGTAAAAGCTGATTAATTATTAGTGGTACTAAATCATTTGGGGATCGCACAGTTGGGACATTGTTGCGCCACATGGGGGCATCACATGATCACATGACCAACTCCCTTTTGGAGGTTAGTGTGCTACTGTGCGTCCGACAATGGCAGGATTCTTGGATGGGGCAAGTGCTTGTGATGCATGCGTGCCTACAGGAGCAAACCGACATGAGGAAGCCGTGATCGGAGTGCTTGTCGGCGACGAATAATTGTACACATGGATGACGACGGTCAACCGGTGGTGCATCTCCggctacatatatatacatttcAGTTGTTCCTCTTTTTCTAAAGAAAATCAgttgtttctcttttcttaAAGAAAATCAGTTGTTCCTAAAGCAGTCACCACATGAAGGAGAGTACCAAGGAAAGAGAATGCGGTTGTTTCTTAAAGAAATTGAGTTGATCCTGCATCGACTGTCATGTCAGTCAGAATCCAGAAACTATTGATCGGCAGGAAATAAAAACAAGCGCGGTTATAATCGGTTACACCTGGTTCGGTAGGTCCGAACGGAAGTGTGCAAAGATTCGCCGGTCTCCGTCTTGTCTGCCGCTGCGGGTGAACAGATCAGCGTCGTCGGAAGGCCCGTCGCATCGGTTTGGGACTCGATATTGGATTCAAGTTCGGTCGTCTAAGTTTCGGGCTGGGCTTGGGATGCGCCTGGGCTTTGGCGTTGGCGGCCTGTCCTCCTGCGGTACGGTCCAGGCCGTGGTGCTACCTGGGCCTTTGACACTGGTCCAATGTTCCCAGCGAAGATTGCCCTCcaaatttcttttctgcagACTGCAGGGACGGGTATTTATTATTGCCCACTTGCTTAAAAGTGCTTATGCACTTTTCGCACGAAACGGGCGCGCAGGCTCCCACACCGTCCGATTCACCCTGGACCGTCCGCACCGTGCGGTCCAGTTAAAACAGGGTTCCAACTATCGGCTGGGCGGTCCCCATATGTCGGCCAGATTAAGCTCTTTCCCCATCCCCATTCCCCCTGCGAAACCTACCgcgccctctctctctcgcgcgcgaTTTCGTGGTGGCGATTCCGGTGAGCTTGGTGCCGGCAAGGCACAGCAGAACAGCAGCGCGGGCGTCGGTGGTGCTGGGAGGGTCGGAGCCGAGTTTCCCCGGAGGGGGCGGGGGGCGAGGGTTTTGCTGTTGATTTCGCCGCG carries:
- the LOC100823702 gene encoding putative L-type lectin-domain containing receptor kinase V.2 isoform X1, which encodes MRLLVPDGARQQHRRSPSSDPALSLAPAVTAAGPRERRPAEEAGASGRTVAVGIRRDAASRELLTWALVKVANAGDRVVALHVAAGGGGGGGAGSEEKGEAADSLATVLAVYDGFCNLKQINLELKVCRGSSIRKTLVKEAASCGAAHLILGVAKNSRPFGSSSPSVAKYCARRVPTSCSVLAVNNGKIIYQRDAPQQEPIHSTTTTAETPRRSYRKLLTSLIGEKPQDEHVKDNRTISRAVTMPMSTPTRSKEVSLALVPVKGCRRDSSEVATGWPFLRKKFLPDRKAELSDKPKMSVVQWAMRLPSRYSAVSPAHLEHRTMRPDSTPILGDRVVVPSRSNSGNSSVVIEELDNEIPEELISLRDKFLSIYSSYSYSELSKITSDFSPECIVGQGGTSQVYKGCLTNGKELAVKILKYSDDVLKEFVSEVEIVSSLSHKNIISIIGFCFKNNDLLLVYEYLQRGSLEELLHGEKECKNVFGWTERFNVASGVAYALDYLHGNGNSRPVIHRDVKSSNILISEDFEPKQLSDFGLALWAAEATPQITCNDVAGTFGYLAPEYFMHGKVNDKIDVFAYGVVLLELISGRKPLCTGCPKGQESLVMWANSIIQGGKLAELVDPSFPTEGHDDEVERMTLAASLCIRPAPQHRPHIAAVVKLLDGDNDILKWARSQIGSSYESDTDEDAVTLTPPENSTNIQSYINLAFDVDDDSASVSSNDFITANTSLEEYLQGRWSRTSSFD
- the LOC100823702 gene encoding putative L-type lectin-domain containing receptor kinase V.2 isoform X2 produces the protein MRLLVPDGARQQHRRSPSSDPALSLAPAVTAAGPRERRPAEEAGASGRTVAVGIRRDAASRELLTWALVKVANAGDRVVALHVAAGGGGGGGAGSEEKGEAADSLATVLAVYDGFCNLKQINLELKVCRGSSIRKTLVKEAASCGAAHLILGVAKNSRPFGSSSPSVAKYCARRVPTSCSVLAVNNGKIIYQRDAPQQEPIHSTTTTAETPRRSYRKLLTSLIGEKPQDEHVKDNRTISRAVTMPMSTPTRSKEVSLALVPVKGCRRDSSEVATGWPFLRKKFLPDRKAELSDKPKMSVVQWAMRLPSRYSAVSPAHLEHRTMRPDSTPILGDRVVVPSRSNSGNSSVVIEELDNEIPEELISLRDKFLSIYSSYSYSELSKITSDFSPECIVGQGGTSQVYKGCLTNGKELAVKILKYSDDVLKEFVSEVEIVSSLSHKNIISIIGFCFKNNDLLLVYEYLQRGSLEELLHGEKECKNVFGWTERFNVASGVAYALDYLHGNGNSRPVIHRDVKSSNILISEDFEPKLSDFGLALWAAEATPQITCNDVAGTFGYLAPEYFMHGKVNDKIDVFAYGVVLLELISGRKPLCTGCPKGQESLVMWANSIIQGGKLAELVDPSFPTEGHDDEVERMTLAASLCIRPAPQHRPHIAAVVKLLDGDNDILKWARSQIGSSYESDTDEDAVTLTPPENSTNIQSYINLAFDVDDDSASVSSNDFITANTSLEEYLQGRWSRTSSFD